In Lycium barbarum isolate Lr01 chromosome 9, ASM1917538v2, whole genome shotgun sequence, the DNA window GGCTAAGAACTTTTGGCTCATGATAATAGAACTTGCAAAATTGTAATACTAGTGTTCTTTGTTGTCTGGAAATGAGCATATTTGTTTCTTTCCTTTCTAAATTTGGAAATGGTTCTTTCTTTCGGTATGCTACATTTAAAAGGAGTATTAATTGAATCTTGTTTTGTAGGAATTGTCTTAAATCTTGTGAATCGGATGGATAAGTTTGTCACCAGGTTAAAACGCGGACAACCAAGCTCTAGTTCTACTATTCCACCTGTTACTTCATCCATACCTTCGGAAGTTCAGAGGGATACAAATCcttcaaatatcaatttcaattattTGAAAGCAGACCCGGCAAACAGAAGGCCTATTGCAGAATATGACCCTAATATACGTGATGAAGTTAGAAGatattatattcaaaaaggacCTTGTTAGCCTATGAATCATTATTTTCCTAAAACTCAGTTtgggaagaaaaagaaaacaatgcGTCAGTTTCATCCTGGTTGGTTCAAAGGTCGACATTCCAAGTGGTTAGAGTACAGTATATCAAAAGATGCTGCTTATTGTTTGTGTTGCTATTTGTTTAAAAATGAGCATGATGTTCGTGGAAATATGGGAGATGCTTTTACGAAAAAGGGTTATAAGGGTTGGAACAAGGCTAAGGAAAGATTCAAATCTCATATTGGAGAGGTAAATAGCATCCACAACAAGTGTTTCAACATGATGATTGATTTGATAAATCAATCACAATCAATTTGCACTTGTTTTGACAAGCGTAAGGAGAAAGACAAAAATGAATCTCGACATCGCTTGGGTGCTTCAATTGATGTGGCAAGGTTTCTCTTAAGATTAGGATTGCCGTTTCGTGGTCATGATGAGAGCATATCATCTACAAATAGAGGTATATTTCTTGAACTTTTGCAATGGTATGGAGCCATGAATCAGGAAGTTGGAAGCATTATATTACAAAATGCtccaaaaaatgaaatgatgtgttgtccaaaaattcaaaaagataTTGTTGATGCTTGTGCAAAAGAAACAATCAGAGCTATTATTGAAGACTTGGATGGTGATTATTTCGGAATACTGGTTGATGAATCGAAGGATATATCACACAAGGAGCAAATGGCACTTGTTCTACGATATGTTGACAAAAAAGGTGAAGTGATAGAGCGATTTGTTGGTATTGTCCATGTTAATGATACATCTGCACGATCAATGAAGGAAGCAATCTATTCTTTTCTTTCGGATCACTCATTAAGTCCATCCCAAATACGTGGGCAAGGTTATGATGGTGCTAGTAACATGCAAGGAGAACTAAATGGTCTTAAAAGTTTAATTTTGCGTGATACTCCATCTGCATATTCCACCCATTGTTTTGCTCACCAATTGCAGTTGACACTTGTGGCTCTTGCGAAGAAAAATACAGATGTggatgatttttttttgtatagttaCTAATGTATTGAATATTGTTGGAGCATCTTATAAGCGCAGggattttctcagacaacatcaaGCTGCAAAGTTAGAAGAGTTGCTCATTTCTGGTGAAGTGCACACAGGACGGGGACTAAATCAAGAACGTGGGCTTCAACGACCAGGTGACACTCGTTGGAGTTCTCATTATAAAACATTACAGAATTTCATTGATATATTTCCATCAATTCTTTATGTTCTTGAATTTGCTGCATGTGAGTGTCCAAATTATATCGATAGACTTACAGCTGAAAGTCTTGCGGCTAAGATTAAggggtttgattttgtttttatgTTGCACTTGATGTTGGAAGTTCTGAAGAAGACAAATTATTTGAACTGCTCATTACAGAAGATGGATCAAGATATTGTCAATGCTATGGGGCTGCTCAATACTGCAAAGCAAGAATTGCAAATGATGAGGGATAGGGGATGGAAATCATTACTCGATGATGCCTTTTCTTTTTGTAATAACCATGAGATATTTATTCCGAAGATGGATGCTAACTACATTCCTGGGAAGTCGAAACGTAGAGCTCTTGATGTTACATATTCTCATCATTTTCGTGTTGGAATTTTTTATCCTGTTATTGATTTGCTGCTTCAGGAGCTTAATAATCGTTTCGACACTGTTAGTACTGATTTACTTCTTGGTATGGCTTGTTTACATCCAGCTAAGTCATTTGGTAATTTTGATAAGAAAAAGGTAATGAGGTTGGCTGAATATTATCCGAATGAGTTTGATAGCAACAAGCTTCGAGATCTCAGTTGCCAACTTGATAATTTCATAGTGTATGTTCGAGGTTCTGATAAGAGATTTTTCAATATGAAGGGTATTACTGATCTTGCTAAAGTACTGGTTCAATCAGAATTGCATCAGACCTGACCacttgtttatttgcttatcaAGTTGACTCTTATTCTTCCAGTTGCTACTGCTTCTGTGGAACGAGCTTTCTCATCGATGAAGTACATCAAAAATGAACTCCGCAGCAGTATGAGTGATGAATTTTTAAATGGTTGTTTAGTCTGCTATGTAGAGCGTGGGATATTTGCAACTATAAGTAATGATGCTATTATTCATCATTTTCAGAA includes these proteins:
- the LOC132611296 gene encoding uncharacterized protein LOC132611296 isoform X2, producing MDQDIVNAMGLLNTAKQELQMMRDRGWKSLLDDAFSFCNNHEIFIPKMDANYIPGKSKRRALDVTYSHHFRVGIFYPVIDLLLQELNNRFDTVSTDLLLGMACLHPAKSFGNFDKKKVMRLAEYYPNEFDSNKLRDLSCQLDNFIVYVRGSDKRFFNMKGITDLAKVLVQSELHQT
- the LOC132611296 gene encoding uncharacterized protein LOC132611296 isoform X1 produces the protein MWMIFFCIVTNVLNIVGASYKRRDFLRQHQAAKLEELLISGEVHTGRGLNQERGLQRPVLKKTNYLNCSLQKMDQDIVNAMGLLNTAKQELQMMRDRGWKSLLDDAFSFCNNHEIFIPKMDANYIPGKSKRRALDVTYSHHFRVGIFYPVIDLLLQELNNRFDTVSTDLLLGMACLHPAKSFGNFDKKKVMRLAEYYPNEFDSNKLRDLSCQLDNFIVYVRGSDKRFFNMKGITDLAKVLVQSELHQT